The DNA sequence CGGGCAGGAGGGGCTCGACTTCCTGTACCGGCGCAACGGTTTCGAGAACGCACCGCGTCCCGACCTGATCCTGCTCGACCTGAACCTGCCGAAGTACGACGGCCGGCAGCTGCTCGAGACGGTGAAATCCGATCCGGACCTCAACCACATCCCGGTCGTCGTGCTGACGACGTCCTCCGCCGAGGAGGACATCCTGCGCAGCTACAAACTGCACGCCAACGCCTACGTCACCAAGCCGGTCGACCTCGACCAGTTCATGAATGCGGTCCGCCAGATCGACGAGTTCTTCGTGCAGGTCGTCCGTCTGCCGCAGAACTGACGATCAGCCGATGAGTTCTGCGGCGTCGACGCGCGAATACGCCCCCGGCCGGTCACTCGACCTCTACGGTGATCCCGCCGCTCCCGTGGTGCTGCTGTGGCACGGCATGCAGACCGATTCACGCACGGCGGTGCGTCCGCTGGCCGAACGTATCGCCGGGCACGGCTTCTCCGTGGTGGCACCCGATTGGGATTCCCACGCCGCCGACAACGGGCGGTCCGACCTGCTCGCCTCGGCGCGGTTCGCCTCCGAGCAACCGGGCGCGGTCGACGGCCTGGTCGTGGTCGGATGGTCGCTCGGTGGGGCCGCCGCCGCGGGCCTGGCGTTCGGTGCCGCCGACTACCGGGTGCGGGTCGCGCACACGGTGTGTCTGGCCGGTGCCTTCATGGCAGCCAACCCGTTGACCGGCGAGCCGCTGACTCCCGGCCGTGCCCCCGGCGGCCAGGCGACGATGACGCTCGTGCACGGCAGCGCCGACGACGTCATCCCGGTGTCGGTCGGACGTGACTTCGCGGTGGAGGCGGGCGGCGCGGGCTGGCTCGTGCAGTACATCGAACTCGCGGCCGATCACGCCAACATCGTCGGGGCCCGCCACGACGCGGCCGCCGACCGCTACGAACCGGCCGACGACCCCGCGAGTCTGGCGGTCGCCGCGGAAGTGGCCAGTGTGGTCGCGCGCTCCGCCCCGCGGTGACGGCGCGTCACCGCGTTTGCTCGAGTCCGCTCTTGAGGTCGGACAGTTTACGCGGCCAAACCCTTGAGATGGCTTCGCGCACAACGCGATCGGCTCCGAAGCCGTCGTGTGCGACGGTGAGCTCGACCTGCTCCCCCGCCGGCTCGATGTCGAACGACAGGTGTGAGCGCGACGAGCGAGCCGCCCGTTCGACTTCGGTGGGATCGGCGCCGCCCGTCATCGACGGCACGGACACCGGGAACACCAGCGACAGCCGACGGTACGGGTCCACGTCGACGACCACCTGATCGACGTCGGCGATCTCCACATCCCCGTCGATCCACGTGTACGCCGCACCCTTCTGCCATGTCGAGATCAGCGCATGGCCCATGTGGCGGCGGGAGAACTCCGGGCCGGTGATCGCCTGCCACAGCCGCTCCGGTGTCGTCCTGATGTAGATCGGGTAGACGAAGGCGTCGGGGTCCGGCTCCGGCATCGGGCGCCGCGCGGTCGACGGGGGCGGCTCCGGGCGGGGGCGGTGGTACTGGCGGATCCACCGGTCGAAGAGCGCATCGATCGGCTGGGTGTCGAGATGGTGGAGTTTGTGCCTGCCGTGCCGGACCGTCGTCACCAGACCGGCCGCCTCCAGCACGGCGAGGTGCTTGCTCACCGATTGACGCGTCATCTCGACGACCGCGCACAGTTCTCCGAGGGTCTGCCCGTCCCGGAGATTGAGGGTGTCGAGCAGGCGGCGGCGATTCGGGTCGGCGAGCGCTCGGAACACCTCGTCCATCAGAGATCCCTCTCATGCAGCCGTACGGTTGCCTGAGCCAGGATATGCAGCCGTGCGGCTGCGAGAAGCGCCGGGGGTGCACCCACGCCCGACGAGACGGCGCCGTCATTTGCCATCATCGTCACGCCCGTACGCGTATGCACTGGTGAGCGGCCGTCCGTCGGATCCCGCCGCCACGGCGCGGGCGACGCTGAGCGCGCGCAGTGGAGGCATCAGTGCACGTCATGCGGTCCAAGATGGTGTGACGTGGGGCATGGCCCGTAGGAAGCGTGAACGCGCTCATAGGTTTTGAGAGGCGCCGAACCCTCTGTTACCGTCCGCCGTCATGTTTGCTCTCGTCACGTTGATGTCACTGGTCAACTCGGTCTCGGGCACCCCGTACGTCTCCGGTGGGGACAGCCCCGCGGGGACGGACTGCTCGGGTCTGGCCTCCTGGGTCAGCAATGCGGCGACCGGTCGGCCCGTCTACGGCGACCGGTTCACCACCGCCAACATGGAAGGCGAACTGCTGGCCCGCGGGTTCCAGCACGGGTCACAACCCGGCGCCCTGGTGATCGGCTGGAACAGCGGACATGCGGCGGTCACCCTGCCCGACGGCACGCCGGTGTCCTCGGGCGAGGGTGGCAGCGGCGTCAAGGTGGGCGGCGGCGGAGCCCACCAACCGCAGTTCACCAACCGGATGTTCCTGCCCGCCCCGCCGGAAGCGCCCGTACCCGCCCAACCGCCGCTCAACGTACTGCCGCCTCCGCCAGGGGCCCCGCTCCCGCCTCCACCCGCGGCGCCGCTCCCGCCGCCGCCCGGGGCGCCGCTCCCGCCGCCGCCCGGGGCGCCGGTTCCACCGCCGCCGATAGCAGTGTGACCGCGGACCCGGTGTGACAATCTGCTCGGATGCAGCTCCCCCGCCCTAATCCGGATCTGCCACATCTCGCTGACGTCGTCCCCTCGGTCCTGGCCGCCATGGACGTGCTCGGCTTCGAGGCCGCCATCGACCTGCCGACCGAGATCGGCTCGGCCTGCGTCCTGCTCATCGACGGCCTCGGCGCCGACCTGCTCGACCGGCACGCCGACGACGCGCCGGTGCTCAGCGGTCTGCGCGGCCGCACACTGCAGGTCGGGTTCCCGTCGACCACCGTCGCGAGCCTGGCTGCCGTCGGAACCGGATGCCGATCCGGGGCGCACGGCATGGTCGGCTACACGTTCCGACTGCCCGGCACCGGTGTGGTCAATCCGCTGCGTTGGCGTCCGCACCCCTGGGGCGACGACATGCGCGAGACCGTGCCGCCGGAGGTCGTGCAGCCGATGCCGACGACCTTCGAACGCGCCGCCGCGGCCGGTGTCGCCGTCAACGTCGTGTCCAACGCGGAGTTCAGCGGATCCGGCATGACCCGCGCGGTGCTGCGCGGCGGCCGCTTCGTCGGAGTGCACGGCCTCGGCGACCTCGCCGCATCGGTGCGCGGCGTGTTGGCCGAGGGCGGCTTCTGTTACGGCTACCACGGCGACCTGGACCTGCTCGGGCACCTCTACGGCCCGGGCTCGACGGCGTGGCGGATGCAGTTGCGTCAGGTCGACCGGCTGGTCGAATCCGTCGTCACCGCACTGCCGCCCGGCGCGCTGCTGGCCGTGGTGGCCGACCACGGCATGGTGACGGTCGACCCCGACCGCGTACTCGATCTCGATCAGTGCCCGCCACTGTTGGACGGGGTTGACGCCGTCGCCGGCGAAGCACGCGCCCGCTACGTCTACACCGCCGGCGGAGCGACCGAAACGGTGTTGGCGGCCTGGCGGGAGACCCTGGGTGATCGGGCATGGGTCGTCGACCGGGAAGAGGCCGTCGACGCCGGCTGGTTCGGTCCCCACGTCGCCGACGAGACGAGGCGCCGGATCGGTGACATCGTGGTCGCCGCGAGGGATTCCGCGGCGCTGGTGCGGCGCACCGCCGAACCGATGGAGTCCGCGCTGCGGGGCCAGCACGGCTCGCTCACCGATCTCGAGCAGCGGGTGCCCCTGCTGGTCGCCCACGCCTGACGGGGTGTGATTCCCGCATCGCGCGGGTACGCCCGCACCGATGCAGACCTTCCTGCCCTGCGAGGATTTCGACGCCAGCGCCGCGGTGCTCGACGTACGTCGCCTCGGTAAGCAGCGGGTCGAGGTGATCCAGGTGCTGCGCGCGCTGACGGTGCCGGGTTACGGATGGCGCCACCACCCCGCCGCCGCGATGTGGGCGGGCTATGAAGAAGCGCTGGTGCGCTACGGACTTCAGGTCTGCGCCCACTGGTGTCGGGGCGGTCGGGCCGACACGTGCGCGACCACGCTGGTCACGGACCTCGGCGCCACCGTCGGTATCGACAGTGTCCGCTTCCAGGCCGAACTCGGCGCCGCCGGCGAACTGCCGCCCTGGCTGGGTGACCGCGATTTCCACCGCAGCCATCAGGCCGCACTGGTGAAGAAGGATCCCGACCACTACCGGCCGTTGTTCCCCGACGTGCCCGACGACCTGCCGTACGTGTGGCCGGCGTCGGACCGCGACCGCCGAATACCGATCTGAACGCGGGCAGCGATAACCTCGTCGCCGTGCTCGTGCTGCTTCCGCCGTCGGAGACCAAACGCGCAGGCGGAGACGGCCCGCCGCTGCGCCACGATCTGCTGTCCTTCCCCGAACTGGAGCCGGTGCGCAAGGCGCTGGTCGACGAACTCGTCGATCTGTCGGCGGACCGCGAGGCCAGCCGCGCGGCGCTCGGCCTGTCGCCGAAGCAGGATGCGGAGATCGAACGCAACGCTGCGCTGCACACCGCGCCCACGATGCCCGCGATCGACCGCTACACCGGAGTGCTCTACGACGCCCTCGACATCGGCTCCCTGCGCGGTGCTACGGCGGCACGGGCGCGGCAGCGGCTGGCGGTCGGATCGGCGCTGTTCGGACTGGTCCGCGCCGACGACCCGGTGCCCGCCTACCGGTTGTCGGCGACGTCGAAGCTGCCTGGCGGTGGCTCGTTGACCGGGCGGTGGCGCCCGGTGCTCGAACCGGTGCTGGCGGCGATCGCCGAACACGAGCTCGTCGTGGATCTGCGGTCGGGCTCCTATGCCGCACTCGGCCGGTTGCCCGCCGCGGTCGGCGTCGACGTGCTGGCAGAACACCCCGACGGCAGGCGGACCGTGGTGAGCCATTTCAACAAGGCGCACAAGGGCAGGCTCGCCAGAGCGCTGGCCACCACACGTGCCGAGCCCACCGACGCCGCGGCCGTCGCGACCGTGGCGCGGCGGGCGGGTATGCGGGTGGAACGCGACGGCGACGGCCTCATCGTCGTCGTCCCCGCCTGATCAGGAGCCGTCGCCCGACCAGACGCGGGCCGGCACCGACGGACCGCCCGGGCGCAGCGGTGCGGTGAGCACGACCGGCGTCTGGGCCATGAAACGCGGTGTGCTGCCGCGATGTTCATCGGCGGCGTGCACCGTGAACGGATGCACGACGTACATGTCGCCCGCCGATCCGGTGGCCGCCACCACCGGTCGCGCGGCGCTGACCCGGTCGACCAGTTCGCCCGCCGCGATGAAGTCCACCGGCACCTCGTCCAGAGCCGCCGCGACGTCGCGGTGTGAACCCCGGCGGATGCGGGTCGGCGCGTCGTCGGGACCGACGTCGGACAGCAGGGTCAGCAACAGCAGTGTGTGCGGGCGCCCACTGATCGCCCACCCGCCGTCGGGAAGGGGCGTGTTCATGTCGATGTGCCAGCCGCGGTCGTCCGCCGAGGGCCGGACGGGGAAACGGACCGGGATGTTGCCGAGCGCACCCCTCGGCTGCCAGCCGCCTGTCCCGCACAGGGCGTCGAGCACGCGAGCCAGTGGCGCGCTGCCGGTCAACTCGGCGAACGGACCGGAGCCGGTCATGTCCGACGTCCACACCACCGGCTCAGTCCACGACGACGGATCGTCCGGGGACACCCCGAGCCGGCGCCACAGTTGTGCCCGGGCCGCCTCGGCGGCGCCGCGCAGCTCCGGCTGGCTGATCTTCAGGTAGCCGTCCCGCTCGAAAGCCGCCACATCCACATCCACATCCACCACGCCGACAGGCTGCCGCACCGCGGTCCGGCCGCGAAAGCGATTTATCGCAGGGCGGTGCCGACCGCGTCGACCGTGGCGGGATCGACGATGCACGTGAAGTGGTTGCTGTCGACGTCGACGACGCGGATCGCGGGATTGGTCGAGCGCATCGCGGCCACGGCGTCCTCGGAGATCAGCACGGCGCCGTTGAGCGGTCTGATGGCGCGGATCACCACGGTGGGCATCGTCAGCGCCCGCCAGTGATCTGTCCAGTCGGTGGGCCAGCGCTGGAACAGATCCTCTTCCGCGGCGGCCCGCGACGTGGTCGGCCGCCACGTCCCGTCGGGCTGCTCGGCCAGTTCGTAGCGATGGTGGTCCTCCCAGAACGGTGTCCACCGGTCGACGACACCGGCGGAGCGCACGCCGTCGAGGTAGGCGGCAGGCGTCGGGACGGCGGCGTCCAGGCGGGCGAAACCGGCGCGCACCGGTGCCAGTGCGGCGGCCTGCGCGGGACCGATGTGGTCGATCAGCGCGACACTGCGCAACCGGGCGCCGTTGTCGCGGGCCACGCGCATCGCGATCAGCGCGCCGAGTGACCAGCCGACGAGGTCGACGGTCTCGGCGCCCAGCGCGTCGGCGACCGCGAGAACGTCGCTGGCGTGGCTGTCCAACCCGTAGGTGCCCGGCGGGGTGATCTCGCTGCGCCCGCGCCCGCGCAGGTCGAACGCCACCACGCGACGGTCCGGGCCGGCGAGCCGTTCGGCGAGGACGCAGAACGCCGTCAGGTTCGCCGAAATGCCGTGCACGCACAGCAGGATCGGCGCGTCGTCGGCGCCCCAGGAGCGCACGCGCACCCGGCCCGAGGGCAGCTGGAAGTCGGTGTCCACCGGCGGGACTCTACGCGAGCGCCGGTGACGGCTTCAGACGTTGAAGACGAGGCAGAACGTGTGCCCGGCCGGGTCGCGGTACACGCGGAAATCGTCCTCACCCGGCGCGTCGGTGACCCGCGTGGCGCCGAGGTCGAGCACCTTGCGTTCGGCCTCGTCGACGTCGTCGACCTGAATGTCGAGGTGGAACTGCTGGGAGCCGCTCGGGTCCGGGAACGTCGGGGGCCGGTGCTCCGGTGAGCGCTGGAACGCCAACCGGCGACCCGACGGCTCGGTGAGCACCACCCAGTCGTGCTCCTCGGGGCGGACCTCCCCGCCCAGCACGCCGGCGTAGAATTCGGCCAGCGCCAACGGATCTCGACAGTCGACCACGACGGAGCGCAGTGTTCCGATCATGACCGTCGGATTGCCGCCGCGAGGCCCGGCGAAACCGCCGCGGCAGTCACGCCTTGGCCAGTTGCTTCTCCCCGTAGAGCCGCGCCCACTCCTTCCGCGGCCGGATCGACACGTCGACGTCGGCGCCTGCGGCGCGCAGCGCGCGCACCGTCGCGTCCTCCTTCGCGGTGTGGGCGAAGGGATCCCAGCTGAAGAACCGGCAGGAGTTCTCCCAGGTGATCTTGTCGATGTCGGAATCGCTGGCGCCGGCCGCGTTCAATTCGGCGAGCACTTGTTCGGGGGCGTCGGGCCAGAAGCAGTCCGAGTGCGGATAGTCGCACTCCCACGCGATGATGTCGATGCCGATCTCGTGACGCAGTTTCAGCGAGGTCTTGTCGGTGACGTAGCAGGCCAGCGAGTGTTCGCGGAACACATCGGAGGGCAGCTTGTCGCCGAAGTCGCGCCGCAGCCACTTCTGGTTGGTGTAGTGGCGGTCGCTGCGGTCCAGGTAGAACGGGATCCAGCCGATGCCGCCCTCGGAGAACGCGAACTTCAGATCCGGATAGTTGCGCATCGCGGGGCCCCACAGCAGGTCCTGGGCGCACATCGCCGACACCTGGGTGGCCAGGATGATCAGGTTGTCGATCGGCGCGTTGGGCGCCATGCTGATCGCGCCGAAGCCGGTGCCGATGTGCAGGCACATCACCACGTTCTCCTCCGAGAGCGTCCGGAACACCGGGCCCCAATACTCCTCGTCGTGGTAGCTGGGCAGACCTTCGAGGTGCGGCAGCTCCGGCATGGTCACCGCACGGCACCCCTTCGCGGCGACCCGGCGGATCTCGGCGCACATCGCCTCGGGGTTCCACGTCGGCATGATCGCGATCGGGATGAACCGGCCCGGATAGGAGCCGGCCCATTCGTCGATGTGCCAGTCGTTGTAGGCCGAGACCATCACCAGCGTCGCTTCCTCGCGGTGCATGTTGAGGTGGCGTGCCGAGAAGCCGGTGAACGTCGGGAAGCACATCGAGGCCAGGATGCCGTTGCGGTTCATGTCGCGGACACGTTCGTGGACGTCGTAGACGCCGGGCCGCATCTCGGCGAATCCGGCGGGGTCGCGGCCCCACTCCTCGGCGGGCCAGGACACGACGGCGTTGAGGCCGCTGACGCCCTGCGGCCGCCCCTGGTACATCCACTGGTCGACGCCCTTGTCGTCGGTGACGACGATCGGCGCCTCGTCCCGGTACTTGGCGGGCACGTGCCGCAGGAACATGTCGGGCGGCTCCACCACGTGGTCGTCGATGCTCACCAGGATCAGGTCGTCGACGTTCATAGGCGCTCCTCGTCACAGCTCGAGTGGTCGGGGTCACACTGGACCTGTTCCAGTTGTACCGTGCATAGGTGTGACCGTCTCTGCGCTATCGGCCAAGGGTTTAGCCGAACCGGCCAACATGTCCGAGCGGGTGATCGACCTGCGCCGCGGTGGCCGCGCCCTGGCCGGCAGCTACCTGTACGAGGGTGACGGACTGATCACCGGGTGGCACTCCCACGACGTGCACCAGATCGAGTACGCGATCGGCGGCGTGGTCGAGGTGGAGACCGCGTCGGGGCACTACCTGGTGCCGCCGCAACAGGCGGCGTGGCTGCCGATGGGCCTCGAACACCAGGCCACGATGAACGCCGACGTCAGGACCGTCGCCGTGATGTTCGACAGCGCGCTGATCCCCGACGGCGGTGACCGCGCGCGCATCCTGGCGGTCTCGCCGCTGCTGCGGGAGATGATGATCTACGCGCTGCGCTGGCCGATCGAACGGGCACACAGCGATCCGGTGTCCGACGCGTTCTTCCAGACCCTGGGCAACCTGGTGATCGAGGCGCTCGACCATGAGGCGCCGCTGAGCCTGCCCAGCTCCGAGCACCCGATCGTGGCCGCGGCGATGACCTACACCAAAGAACACCTGCAGTCGGTGACCGCCGAAGAGGTCAGCCGCGCGGTATCGGTGTCCGAACGCACCCTGCGGCGGCTGTTCTCCGACGAGCTCGGCCTGTCCTGGCGGACCTACCTGTTGCACGCCCGCATGCTGCGGGCCATGGCGCTGCTCGCCGCACCCGGGCAGTCGGTGCAGGAGACCTCGACGGCGGTGGGTTTCGACAGCCTGAGCTCGTTCACCCGAGCGTTCACCCAGTTCTGCGGTGAGACGCCGTCGGCGTACCGGCGCAGGGCGGCGACCTCCATGGTCTGAGCGCCGGGCTCAGAACGCGAAGCCCAACTCCGCGGGCACCTCGCTGCCGAACGCCCGGTCCATGCGGGAGACGAGCGCGGCATCGTCGGTGCGCAGGCGGTGTGCCGCGGCCAGCGCCGTCGCCCGGTGACCGCCGAGGTAGAGCGCGCCCAGGGCGTCGAGATCCAGGCAGACGTCGGGTGCCGCCTGCGTCGGCGTGCACACCGCCCGCCCGTCGCGGATCTGCAGTGCGAACCGGCCACCGTCGTCGCGGAACCCGTCGCCGACCTCGAGCACGACCGTCAGATCCGCGCCGTAGGTGCGGGCCTGCAACGCCGCGGGGACATCCATCAGGCGCAGCCACAGATCGTCGGTGGCGGCGGTGGTGCGTACCAGCCGGGCGTCGGTGAGCAGATACGGCAACGGGTCGTCCGGATGCGTGGCGATCTCGATGCGCTCCATCAGGTCCATCCCGCACAGTGCCCGCCACAGCGCGATGTGCGCCGCGGGTGTGACGGCCGTCAGCTCCACCACGCGGATATGCCTCGGCCCCGAACCGTGCGTCCGGTACAGCACGTACCCGTCGGCATGCAGGAGGGCGAACAGCGCGCTGCCGCCCGCCCGGTCGTCGTCGCGGTCGGCCAGCAGGTCGTCCCACAGCGCCTTGGGCCGGACCAGTCCGCCCGGCGTATTCGCGCGCCAGCGGTCGTAGTGGGCGGCGAACTCGTCGAGGTGCTCGCCCGGCGTCACGATCCGCACGCCGCCGGGGTCGGGTGCGTCGGCGCGGAAGCGGGCCCACCGCCGGTCGACCGCCCACTCGAGCGACACCGTCGCCGGACCGTAGCCGAACCGTCCGTAGATACCGCCCTCGCTGGCCGTCAGCGCGGCGATCGGGTATTGCGCGGCGGCGATCCGGTCGTGCAGTTCGGTGAACATCATCCGCAGCAGACCGCGCCTGCGGTGTGTCGGTGCCACCGATACCCAGCTGATGCCCGCGACGGGCACGACCACGCCGCCGGGCACGGTGAGCTGCAGATCGAGGTAGAAGGACTGGCCCACCACGTCCGGTCCGTCGGTGACGACGAGTGCGGCGCCGTTGGGGATCATGGTCCGCCACGCCGCCATGGCGGCCGGGTCAACGAGCTGACCGAAATTGGTGGCGTCCAGGCGCCGCATGAGCGGCCAATCGCCCTCGGACACCGACCGCAGTTCCAGCCCCGAAGCGCTCACGGGCCCCGACCTTGCCACAGCGGCGTCGTGCCTCGCACCCGATTTATCCGCCACTGCCGGGTCGTATGCTGCGGAGGTGCCCGATCGCACCGCCGCCCTGCAGGCCGCCGTCCGGCACGCCGAGACCTACCTGAGCGGGCTGGACGAGCGACCGGTCGCGGCGCGCGCCACCGCCCCCGACCTCGTGGAACGGCTGGGCGGTCCGCTGCCCGAGCACGGTGTGGATCCGGTGCGGGTGATCGACGACCTCGCGGTCGGCGTCGATCCCGGCCTCGTCGCCAGCGCCGGGCCGCGGCATTTCGGTTTCGTGGTCGGCGGGGCCCTGCCCGCGGCGCTCGCCGCGGACTGGCTGGTGTCGGCGTGGGATCAGTGCGCGGCCTTCCATGCGTTGTCGCCGGCCGGCTCGGCGATCGAGGAGATCACGTCCCGGTGGGTGCTCGATCTGCTGGGGCTGCCCGCGGGCGCCAGCGTCGGCTTCGTCACCGGCGGCCAGGGCGCCAACACCACGTGTCTGGCCGCCGCACGCCACGCGGTCCTGGCCGGTGCCGGGTGGGACGTCGAACGCGACGGCCTCATCGGCGCTCCCCCGTTGCGGGTGCTGTGCGGCGAGCAGGCACACGCCACGATTCACACCGCGCTGCGCCTGCTCGGCCTCGGCTCAGGCACGGCGGTCTCGATCCCCGCCGACGCGCAGGGCCGGATGGATCCCGACGCGCTGCGCGACGCCCTGGCCACCGGAAGCGGTCCGGCGATCGTGTGCGCTCAGGCGGGGAACGTGGCCACCGGCGCGTTCGACGCGTTCGACCCGATCGCCGACGCGTGCGCGGCGCACGGGGCGTGGCTGCACGTCGACGGCGCGTTCGGACTGTGGGCGGCGGCCGCCCCGGCGACGCGGCATCTCACCCGTGGAGTGGACCGGGCCGATTCCTGGGCGGTCGATGCGCACAAGTGGCTGAACGTCCCCTACGACTGCGCGGCGGCGATCGTCGCGCATCCGGACGCGCACCGGGCCGCCATGAGCCTGGCCGGTCCGTATCTGGTGGCCGATCCCGGACAGCGCGACAACACCACCTACGTGCCGGAGAGCTCCCGCCGCGCCCGGGCGGTCCCGGTCTACGCCGCGATCCGCTCACTCGGCCGCGCCGGAGTGGCCGAGATGATCGAGCGCAACTGCGCCCAGGCCCGCCGGATGGCCGGCCACCTCGCCGCCATCCCGGGCGTCACGGTGCTCAACGACGTGGTGCTCAACCAGGTGCTCGTCGCGCTGCCCGGCGGCGACGACGCCAATCGCGCCGCGGTCGCCGCCGTCCAGCGCGACGCCACCTGCTGGCTCGGCGGCACCACCTGGCAGGGCGCGCACGTGCTGCGGATCAGCATCTCGAACTGGGCGACGACCGACGAGGACATCGACCGTTCGGCCGCGGCGATCACCGCCGCGGTGCGGCGTGACTAGCCGGGCCGCGGTGCGGCGTGACTAGCCGGGCCGCGGTGCGGCGTGACTAGCCGGGCCGCGGTGCGGCGTGACTAGCCGGGCCGCGGTGCGGCGCTAGATCGCGACCACGAAGTCGGTGGTGTAGAACTCCGCCGGCAACTGCGAATTGGGTTGCGGGCGTTCGATGGACAGCCACGTGCCGGTCGCACCCGGCATGACGGGGCTGGACAGCGTGATCACACCGGCGCCGACTCCGTCGGTGTGCAGTGCCCCGACCGCGGTGCCGGGCGCGCCAGGCCCGCAGCCGGCCGCCGACGTCCTCGGCACCTGGATCAGGCGCACCTCGTAGAACGTATTCGGTTTGGCCAGCGCCATCTGCACGTCGGCACTGACCTGGCCCGAACCCCTGCCGCGCACGGTCGCGGTGGCCCGCGCCATGCCGGCCGAGTCGTAGTACTGGCGGACGCTGTAGTCGCAGCGTCGCAGGGCACTGCTGAACGGCAGGAAGGTGCCGCCGGACTCGGCGGCGGCGACGGGGGCCGCCGCGACGCCGACTCCCACCGGCGTGAGAGGGGCGGCGACAAGCGCCGTTGCGGCGAGCAGCGCGGCGAATGGTGACGGGGCGGACATGGTGCTCCCTTCGGCCGTGGCGACCAGATCGCCGGCGGTGCTGACCGGCGTCATCCCAGCCAAGCACGGCACCGGCCGAAAAGGGCGCGTAAGCGCCGAATATCCTCACAGGGGAACCGGGCTCGGCGGGCCCACCACGAATCCGTCAGCGACATACCGTCTTCAAAGGAGTGGACTGCACCGATGGCGAATCAACAGCAAACGGACAAGCTGGCGGCGGGCAAGGGCTTCATCGCCGCGCTCGACCAGAGCGGTGGCTCGAC is a window from the Mycolicibacterium litorale genome containing:
- a CDS encoding response regulator translates to MTSSTRPIDVLLIEDDPGDELITREAFEHNKISNTLHVAHDGQEGLDFLYRRNGFENAPRPDLILLDLNLPKYDGRQLLETVKSDPDLNHIPVVVLTTSSAEEDILRSYKLHANAYVTKPVDLDQFMNAVRQIDEFFVQVVRLPQN
- a CDS encoding alpha/beta fold hydrolase, translating into MSSAASTREYAPGRSLDLYGDPAAPVVLLWHGMQTDSRTAVRPLAERIAGHGFSVVAPDWDSHAADNGRSDLLASARFASEQPGAVDGLVVVGWSLGGAAAAGLAFGAADYRVRVAHTVCLAGAFMAANPLTGEPLTPGRAPGGQATMTLVHGSADDVIPVSVGRDFAVEAGGAGWLVQYIELAADHANIVGARHDAAADRYEPADDPASLAVAAEVASVVARSAPR
- a CDS encoding ArsR/SmtB family transcription factor; amino-acid sequence: MDEVFRALADPNRRRLLDTLNLRDGQTLGELCAVVEMTRQSVSKHLAVLEAAGLVTTVRHGRHKLHHLDTQPIDALFDRWIRQYHRPRPEPPPSTARRPMPEPDPDAFVYPIYIRTTPERLWQAITGPEFSRRHMGHALISTWQKGAAYTWIDGDVEIADVDQVVVDVDPYRRLSLVFPVSVPSMTGGADPTEVERAARSSRSHLSFDIEPAGEQVELTVAHDGFGADRVVREAISRVWPRKLSDLKSGLEQTR
- a CDS encoding peptidoglycan endopeptidase, which translates into the protein MFALVTLMSLVNSVSGTPYVSGGDSPAGTDCSGLASWVSNAATGRPVYGDRFTTANMEGELLARGFQHGSQPGALVIGWNSGHAAVTLPDGTPVSSGEGGSGVKVGGGGAHQPQFTNRMFLPAPPEAPVPAQPPLNVLPPPPGAPLPPPPAAPLPPPPGAPLPPPPGAPVPPPPIAV
- a CDS encoding alkaline phosphatase family protein, yielding MQLPRPNPDLPHLADVVPSVLAAMDVLGFEAAIDLPTEIGSACVLLIDGLGADLLDRHADDAPVLSGLRGRTLQVGFPSTTVASLAAVGTGCRSGAHGMVGYTFRLPGTGVVNPLRWRPHPWGDDMRETVPPEVVQPMPTTFERAAAAGVAVNVVSNAEFSGSGMTRAVLRGGRFVGVHGLGDLAASVRGVLAEGGFCYGYHGDLDLLGHLYGPGSTAWRMQLRQVDRLVESVVTALPPGALLAVVADHGMVTVDPDRVLDLDQCPPLLDGVDAVAGEARARYVYTAGGATETVLAAWRETLGDRAWVVDREEAVDAGWFGPHVADETRRRIGDIVVAARDSAALVRRTAEPMESALRGQHGSLTDLEQRVPLLVAHA
- a CDS encoding MSMEG_6728 family protein yields the protein MQTFLPCEDFDASAAVLDVRRLGKQRVEVIQVLRALTVPGYGWRHHPAAAMWAGYEEALVRYGLQVCAHWCRGGRADTCATTLVTDLGATVGIDSVRFQAELGAAGELPPWLGDRDFHRSHQAALVKKDPDHYRPLFPDVPDDLPYVWPASDRDRRIPI
- the yaaA gene encoding peroxide stress protein YaaA, whose translation is MLVLLPPSETKRAGGDGPPLRHDLLSFPELEPVRKALVDELVDLSADREASRAALGLSPKQDAEIERNAALHTAPTMPAIDRYTGVLYDALDIGSLRGATAARARQRLAVGSALFGLVRADDPVPAYRLSATSKLPGGGSLTGRWRPVLEPVLAAIAEHELVVDLRSGSYAALGRLPAAVGVDVLAEHPDGRRTVVSHFNKAHKGRLARALATTRAEPTDAAAVATVARRAGMRVERDGDGLIVVVPA
- a CDS encoding phytanoyl-CoA dioxygenase family protein; this encodes MVDVDVDVAAFERDGYLKISQPELRGAAEAARAQLWRRLGVSPDDPSSWTEPVVWTSDMTGSGPFAELTGSAPLARVLDALCGTGGWQPRGALGNIPVRFPVRPSADDRGWHIDMNTPLPDGGWAISGRPHTLLLLTLLSDVGPDDAPTRIRRGSHRDVAAALDEVPVDFIAAGELVDRVSAARPVVAATGSAGDMYVVHPFTVHAADEHRGSTPRFMAQTPVVLTAPLRPGGPSVPARVWSGDGS
- a CDS encoding alpha/beta hydrolase is translated as MDTDFQLPSGRVRVRSWGADDAPILLCVHGISANLTAFCVLAERLAGPDRRVVAFDLRGRGRSEITPPGTYGLDSHASDVLAVADALGAETVDLVGWSLGALIAMRVARDNGARLRSVALIDHIGPAQAAALAPVRAGFARLDAAVPTPAAYLDGVRSAGVVDRWTPFWEDHHRYELAEQPDGTWRPTTSRAAAEEDLFQRWPTDWTDHWRALTMPTVVIRAIRPLNGAVLISEDAVAAMRSTNPAIRVVDVDSNHFTCIVDPATVDAVGTALR
- a CDS encoding VOC family protein, which gives rise to MIGTLRSVVVDCRDPLALAEFYAGVLGGEVRPEEHDWVVLTEPSGRRLAFQRSPEHRPPTFPDPSGSQQFHLDIQVDDVDEAERKVLDLGATRVTDAPGEDDFRVYRDPAGHTFCLVFNV